From a region of the Salvelinus alpinus chromosome 2, SLU_Salpinus.1, whole genome shotgun sequence genome:
- the LOC139557032 gene encoding opioid growth factor receptor-like isoform X2 has product MRRGILRLCPFFLVPVLSYLPWRSIVENCFTWFLERTGRCILPNDPDSPESLPSEGAGSPESFSGEGVGSPESLPIQGVGSPEPLPCEGVGSPESLPIQGVGSPESLPSGGVGSPESLPSGAVELRVHRSARSYDVEDTDEYYCEYDSTWEDPPNKETSRQKSQHEWVHQYTGWLQESHRFNRFKSAAKDMQKYRHDYPDDMPNLQFYREQIPSSPDGVFIEDYHNNWKWQYLKLERVHSYIQWLFPLQEPGMNNQAKELTKKEIEAFLQDETAKKRLVKSYKLMLDFYGIQLSNDTTGEVRRANNWHKRFDNLDRNTHNNLRITRILKCLGTLGFPHYQAPLVRFFLEETLVKGKLYNVKESVLNYFIFAVIDKQERRDLVEYAYKHYEPKHEFVWCPKKIQMTFSNGE; this is encoded by the exons ATGCGTCGCGGGATTTTACGGCTGTGTCCATTTTTCCTGGTTCCAGTTCTCTCCTACTTACCCTGGAGATCGATCGTGGAAAATTGTTTTACTTGGTTTTTGGAACGTACAGGGAGATGTATCTTGCCAAATGATCCTGACAGTCCAGAATCCCTTCCCAGTGAAGGAGCGGGGAGTCCAGAATCCTTTTCCGGTGAAGGAGTGGGGAGTCCAGAATCCCTTCCTATTCAAGGAGTGGGGAGTCCAGAACCCCTTCCCTGTGAAGGAGTGGGGAGTCCAGAATCCCTTCCTATTCAAGGAGTGGGGAGTCCAGAATCCCTTCCCAGTGGAGGAGTGGGGAGTCCAGAATCCCTTCCCAGTGGAGCAGTTGAGCTTCGGGTTCACAGGTCAGCTAGGTCATATGATGTTGAAGACACGGATGAGTACTACTGCGAGTACGACTCGACATGGGAGGATCCTCCAAACAAAGAAACCAGTCGTCAAAAGTCCCAACAT GAGTGGGTACACCAGTACACCGGTTGGTTGCAAGAA TCACACAGGTTTAACAGATTCAAAAGTGCAGCAAAGGATATGCAAAAGTACAGGCATGATTATCCA GATGATATGCCTAATTTACAGTTCTACCGTGAACAAATACCCTCCTCCCCTGATg GTGTCTTCATTGAGGACTATCACAATAATTGGAAATGGCAATATTTAAAACTGGAAAGAGTTCACTCATACATCCAATG GTTGTTCCCTCTTCAAGAACCAGGAATGAATAATCAAGCCAAGGAACTCACCAAAAAGGAAATTGAG GCTTTCCTTCAAGATGAAACTGCGAAGAAGAGGCTGGTCAAGTCCTACAAACTCATGCTGGACTTCTACGGCATCCAGCTGTCAAATGACACAACAGGGGAAGTGCGACGTGCTAATAACTGGCATAAGAGATTTGACAACCTGGACAG aaacacacacaacaacctgCGCATCACCCGCATCCTGAAGTGCCTGGGCACTCTGGGGTTCCCCCACTACCAGGCCCCACTCGTCCGCTTCTTCCTGGAGGAAACTCTTGTCAAAGGCAAGCTGTACAATGTGAAGGAGAGCGTGCTCAACTACTTCATCTTTGCTGTCATTGATAAGCAAGAGCGCAGGGATCTAGTTGAGTATGCCTACAAGCACTATGAGCCCAAACATGAGTTTGTGTGGTGCCCCAAGAAGATCCAGATGACTTTCTCAAATGGAGAATAA
- the LOC139557032 gene encoding opioid growth factor receptor-like isoform X1: MRRGILRLCPFFLVPVLSYLPWRSIVENCFTWFLERTGRCILPNDPDSPESLPSEGAGSPESFSGEGVGSPESLPIQGVGSPEPLPCEGVGSPESLPIQGVGSPESLPSGGVGSPESLPSGAVELRVHRSARSYDVEDTDEYYCEYDSTWEDPPNKETSRQKSQHEWVHQYTGWLQESHRFNRFKSAAKDMQKYRHDYPEHRSNLYFGGQQQDDMPNLQFYREQIPSSPDGVFIEDYHNNWKWQYLKLERVHSYIQWLFPLQEPGMNNQAKELTKKEIEAFLQDETAKKRLVKSYKLMLDFYGIQLSNDTTGEVRRANNWHKRFDNLDRNTHNNLRITRILKCLGTLGFPHYQAPLVRFFLEETLVKGKLYNVKESVLNYFIFAVIDKQERRDLVEYAYKHYEPKHEFVWCPKKIQMTFSNGE; the protein is encoded by the exons ATGCGTCGCGGGATTTTACGGCTGTGTCCATTTTTCCTGGTTCCAGTTCTCTCCTACTTACCCTGGAGATCGATCGTGGAAAATTGTTTTACTTGGTTTTTGGAACGTACAGGGAGATGTATCTTGCCAAATGATCCTGACAGTCCAGAATCCCTTCCCAGTGAAGGAGCGGGGAGTCCAGAATCCTTTTCCGGTGAAGGAGTGGGGAGTCCAGAATCCCTTCCTATTCAAGGAGTGGGGAGTCCAGAACCCCTTCCCTGTGAAGGAGTGGGGAGTCCAGAATCCCTTCCTATTCAAGGAGTGGGGAGTCCAGAATCCCTTCCCAGTGGAGGAGTGGGGAGTCCAGAATCCCTTCCCAGTGGAGCAGTTGAGCTTCGGGTTCACAGGTCAGCTAGGTCATATGATGTTGAAGACACGGATGAGTACTACTGCGAGTACGACTCGACATGGGAGGATCCTCCAAACAAAGAAACCAGTCGTCAAAAGTCCCAACAT GAGTGGGTACACCAGTACACCGGTTGGTTGCAAGAA TCACACAGGTTTAACAGATTCAAAAGTGCAGCAAAGGATATGCAAAAGTACAGGCATGATTATCCA GAGCATAGATCAAACTTGTACTTCGGCGGGCAACAACAA GATGATATGCCTAATTTACAGTTCTACCGTGAACAAATACCCTCCTCCCCTGATg GTGTCTTCATTGAGGACTATCACAATAATTGGAAATGGCAATATTTAAAACTGGAAAGAGTTCACTCATACATCCAATG GTTGTTCCCTCTTCAAGAACCAGGAATGAATAATCAAGCCAAGGAACTCACCAAAAAGGAAATTGAG GCTTTCCTTCAAGATGAAACTGCGAAGAAGAGGCTGGTCAAGTCCTACAAACTCATGCTGGACTTCTACGGCATCCAGCTGTCAAATGACACAACAGGGGAAGTGCGACGTGCTAATAACTGGCATAAGAGATTTGACAACCTGGACAG aaacacacacaacaacctgCGCATCACCCGCATCCTGAAGTGCCTGGGCACTCTGGGGTTCCCCCACTACCAGGCCCCACTCGTCCGCTTCTTCCTGGAGGAAACTCTTGTCAAAGGCAAGCTGTACAATGTGAAGGAGAGCGTGCTCAACTACTTCATCTTTGCTGTCATTGATAAGCAAGAGCGCAGGGATCTAGTTGAGTATGCCTACAAGCACTATGAGCCCAAACATGAGTTTGTGTGGTGCCCCAAGAAGATCCAGATGACTTTCTCAAATGGAGAATAA
- the LOC139557032 gene encoding opioid growth factor receptor-like isoform X3 → MQKYRHDYPEHRSNLYFGGQQQDDMPNLQFYREQIPSSPDGVFIEDYHNNWKWQYLKLERVHSYIQWLFPLQEPGMNNQAKELTKKEIEAFLQDETAKKRLVKSYKLMLDFYGIQLSNDTTGEVRRANNWHKRFDNLDRNTHNNLRITRILKCLGTLGFPHYQAPLVRFFLEETLVKGKLYNVKESVLNYFIFAVIDKQERRDLVEYAYKHYEPKHEFVWCPKKIQMTFSNGE, encoded by the exons ATGCAAAAGTACAGGCATGATTATCCA GAGCATAGATCAAACTTGTACTTCGGCGGGCAACAACAA GATGATATGCCTAATTTACAGTTCTACCGTGAACAAATACCCTCCTCCCCTGATg GTGTCTTCATTGAGGACTATCACAATAATTGGAAATGGCAATATTTAAAACTGGAAAGAGTTCACTCATACATCCAATG GTTGTTCCCTCTTCAAGAACCAGGAATGAATAATCAAGCCAAGGAACTCACCAAAAAGGAAATTGAG GCTTTCCTTCAAGATGAAACTGCGAAGAAGAGGCTGGTCAAGTCCTACAAACTCATGCTGGACTTCTACGGCATCCAGCTGTCAAATGACACAACAGGGGAAGTGCGACGTGCTAATAACTGGCATAAGAGATTTGACAACCTGGACAG aaacacacacaacaacctgCGCATCACCCGCATCCTGAAGTGCCTGGGCACTCTGGGGTTCCCCCACTACCAGGCCCCACTCGTCCGCTTCTTCCTGGAGGAAACTCTTGTCAAAGGCAAGCTGTACAATGTGAAGGAGAGCGTGCTCAACTACTTCATCTTTGCTGTCATTGATAAGCAAGAGCGCAGGGATCTAGTTGAGTATGCCTACAAGCACTATGAGCCCAAACATGAGTTTGTGTGGTGCCCCAAGAAGATCCAGATGACTTTCTCAAATGGAGAATAA